Proteins co-encoded in one Papaver somniferum cultivar HN1 chromosome 5, ASM357369v1, whole genome shotgun sequence genomic window:
- the LOC113282703 gene encoding CWF19-like protein 2, whose product MLSGIKFIPRDQLKTDLSSSSVEERRKSSNKKEKRRRKKKHQEYSSGSSSDSESSDSDVDIKSHRSRGKNKKSSKKRKNRHSTSSSDSESEEEGRRRKHESRKKERGHRSEAQEGVSDSVPRDVNELARKEAGLDWMLKPKYDPEKISVQTTDLPEEPQVEEVKKPNPRELNPYYKNDGGGFPEDEVQTKVRGSQLPSSSVVGDGGASWRLKALKRAQEQAARDGRKLEEVVEEHWGSLGQLDVSAAARAAPNRAHLHAIRNRQRTNESVSDDKVNVDGKSVNDGKRDYLKDVSVRRPEMREPKVPDSLSWRKRNGAVMSTETAQVISAAASSLNKFANDGSFLRQLAANQKKEDDGPSCSPRDMETVNMEVSSAGVGKPSEESASGKQELSVNQLAAKAMQLRMKGKHDEADKLMKEVEIMKMKDSESKSAGHGAKGSATRHVLHKLSLREKEKVEAADMNLAQTIVHNKQYGREDDEYDFEVGPNQKRNKKKVAVPERDKNVGIASRIMTQQERCQFCFENPTRPKHLVVAIANFTYLMLPQWQPVVQGHCYILPMQHEAATRNIDNNVWDEIRNFKKCLIMMFGKQDKDVLFLETVMDIAKQRRHCLVECIPLPRKIAKQAPLYFKKAIDEAEDEWSQHNAKKLIDTSKKGLRGSIPKDFPYFHVEFGLDKSFVHIIDDESQFKSNIGINVIRGMLQLPEEDMYRRRQKNDSIESQKQAVGLFVKEWEPFDWTKQLG is encoded by the exons ATGCTATCTGGAATCAAGTTTATTCCACGGGATCAACTAAAGACT GATTTGAGTTCATCTTCTGTAGAAGAGAGGAGAAAATCTAGTAATAAGAAGGAGAAACGTAGGAGAAAAAAGAAACATCAAGAGTATTCATCTGGGTCTTCTTCTGATAGTGAGAGTAGTGATTCTGATGTTGACATAAAGAGTCACCGGAGTAGAGGGAAAAACAAGAAATCCTCCAAAAAGAGGAAAAATAGGCATTCTACTAGCAGTTCAGATTCAGAAAGTGAAGAGGAGGGTAGAAGGCGGAAGCATGAATCTAGGAAGAAGGAAAGAGGGCATAGATCTGAGGCACAGGAAGGCGTATCAG ATTCTGTTCCTCGCGATGTAAATGAACTTGCACGGAAGGAGGCGGGATTGGACTGGATGCTAAAGCCTAAATATGATCCAGAAAAGATATCTGTCCAAACTACTGATTTACCGGAGGAACCTCAAGTCGAAGAG GTAAAGAAACCAAATCCTAGAGAATTGAATCCATACTATAAGAATGATGGTGGTGGGTTCCCTGAAGATGAAGTCCAAACGAAGGTTCGTGGGAGCCAACTTCCATCTTCTTCAgttgttggagatggtggtgcaAGCTGGCGGTTGAAAGCCTTGAAGCGTGCACAAGAGCAAGCTGCTCGCGATGGCCGAAAGCTTGAGGAG GTTGTTGAAGAACATTGGGGTTCTCTAGGTCAACTTGACGTTTCTGCAGCAGCTCGTGCTGCTCCTAATCGTGCTCATTTGCATGCGATAAGAAATAGACAGAGGACGAATGAATCTGTTTCAGACGACAAAGTTAACGTGGATGGAAAAAGTGTAAACGATGGGAAGCGGGATTACTTAAAAGATGTATCTGTCCGACGACCTGAAATGAGAGAACCTAAAGTTCCTGATTCGCTGTCTTGGAGAAAGAGGAACGGTGCGGTGATGTCTACGGAGACTGCTCAGGTCATCTCTGCTGCAGCTTCCAGCCTAAACAAGTTTGCAAACGATGGGAGCTTTTTGCGTCAACTTGCTGCTAATCAAAAGAAAGAGGATGATGGTCCTAGTTGCTCCCCCAGAGATATGGAGACTGTAAACATGGAAGTAAGTTCAGCAGGGGTGGGCAAACCTAGTGAGGAGAGTGCATCTGGTAAACAAGAGTTAAGTGTGAATCAGTTGGCAGCTAAGGCTATGCAGCTTAGAATGAAAGGAAAGCATGACGAAGCAGACAAACTTATG AAAGAGGTAGAGATCATGAAGATGAAGGATAGTGAGTCAAAGTCAGCCGGGCATGGAGCTAAGGGAAGTGCAACCAG GCATGTCTTACACAAACTATCTCTCCGAGAAAAGGAAAAAGTGGAGGCTGCTGATATGAATTTGGCCCAGACTATTGTGCACAATAAGCAGTATGGCCGGgaagatgatgagtatgattttgaGGTTGGTCCAAATCAAAAGCGAAATAAGAAAAAAGTAGCAGTGCCAGAACGAGACAAAAACGTCGGAATTGCTAGTCGGATAATGACTCAGCAAGAACGCTGTCAATTTTGCTTTGAAAACCCAACAAGGCCAAAACATCTTGTTGTTGCAATAGCAAATTTCACTTATTTGATGTTACCACAATGGCAGCCTGTCGTGCAAGGCCATTGCTACATTTTACCTATGCAG CATGAAGCAGCCACTAGAAATATTGACAACAATGTGTGGGATGAAATTCGCAACTTCAAGAAATGCCTCATCATGATGTTTGGAAAGCAAGATAAAGATGTGCTGTTCCTTGAAACTGTGATGGACATCGCAAAGCAACGGCGGCATTGCTTGGTCGAATGTATTCCTTTACCCCGAAAAATCGCAAAGCAGGCCCCTTTGTATTTTAAAAAG GCAATAGATGAAGCAGAGGATGAGTGGAGCCAACACAATGCAAAAAAGCTGATCGACACAAGCAAGAAAGGATTACGTGGTTCAATCCCAAAGGACTTCCCTTATTTCCATGTCGAGTTTGGTCTAGATAAGAGTTTTGTCCATATAATAGACGATGAAAGCCAGTTTAAGAGCAACATTGGTATAAATGTCATTAGAGGCATGCTTCAATTACCTGAGGAGGACATGTACCGGCGGCGGCAGAAGAACGATTCAATAGAATCTCAGAAACAAGCTGTAGGACTCTTTGTCAAAGAGTGGGAACCGTTTGATTGGACGAAGCAGCTTGGTTAG
- the LOC113282704 gene encoding uncharacterized protein LOC113282704 isoform X1, which translates to MAGILPGVECARRRRFHQTDSYSSVIGTNSSNCRTRRYSFCLYTSSSNDTHPNSSSSTSSSLKRSISNHQKTLEQDEKLEGGVREAKERLHEKLRSRSYSSSSSSSNSIPNKRSSIDKDEDLRLVIEGHLEKKAKKKTCRSTTKYSYLSKRTFMSWAKFGWKSSHQEVCAVCNF; encoded by the exons GCTCGAAGAAGACGATTTCATCAAACTGATTCTtatagttcagtaataggtacaAATAGTAGTAACTGTCGAACAAGACGCTACTCGTTTTGTCTTTATACAAGCAGCAGCAATGATACTCAtcccaattcttcttcttcaacctcaTCTTCCCTG aaaagaagTATATCAAATCATCAAAAGACCTTGGAGCAAGATGAGAAACTTGAAGGTGGTGTTAGAGAAGCAAAAGAACGATTGCATGAAAAACTTCGAAGCCGAAGTtattcatcatcgtcatcatcatcaaattcaaTACCAAATAAGAG GTCCAGTATTGATAAAGATGAGGATTTAAGGTTAGTAATTGAAGGTCATTTAGAGAAAAAGGCGAAGAAGAAAACTTGCCGTAGTACTACTAAATATTCATATCTGTCAAAGAGGACATTCATGAGTTGGGCAAAGTTTGGATGGAAATCATCCCACCAAGAAGTATGTGCAGTTTGTAATTTTTAG
- the LOC113282704 gene encoding uncharacterized protein LOC113282704 isoform X2, which yields MAGILPGVECARRRRFHQTDSYSSVIGTNSSNCRTRRYSFCLYTSSSNDTHPNSSSSTSSSLKRSISNHQKTLEQDEKLEGGVREAKERLHEKLRSRSYSSSSSSSNSIPNKSSGPVLIKMRI from the exons GCTCGAAGAAGACGATTTCATCAAACTGATTCTtatagttcagtaataggtacaAATAGTAGTAACTGTCGAACAAGACGCTACTCGTTTTGTCTTTATACAAGCAGCAGCAATGATACTCAtcccaattcttcttcttcaacctcaTCTTCCCTG aaaagaagTATATCAAATCATCAAAAGACCTTGGAGCAAGATGAGAAACTTGAAGGTGGTGTTAGAGAAGCAAAAGAACGATTGCATGAAAAACTTCGAAGCCGAAGTtattcatcatcgtcatcatcatcaaattcaaTACCAAATAAGAG TTCAGGTCCAGTATTGATAAAGATGAGGATTTAA